Genomic segment of Polycladomyces abyssicola:
GTCCAACCGGCACAGCGACGAAAGATCGATACCGTGTTCCTCATCCAAATAGGTGAAGGTCTGGGCAACCGGCACCGGTTCACTGATCCCCGATGACTCGATCAATATGTAATCGAACCGACCCTGCTTGGCCAACCGTTCCACTTCCCGCAACAAATCCTCCCGCAGCGTGCAACAGATACAACCGTTGGACATCTCCACCAACTTCTCTTCCGTCCGGGACAAAGCGCCGCTCCGATCGATCAGTCCGGTATCCACATTGATCTCACTCATATCATTGACGATCACAGCCACTCTGAGCCCTTGCCGATTTTGCAGAACATGGTTGAGAATAGTTGTTTTCCCCGATCCCATGTAACCGCTCAATACGGTAACCGGTATTTTCCCTTTCATTTTTCTCCTCCTTAAATCGAATTCATTACTGATTTCAATCCATACAAACCTCATTTTATACAAGGCATCTCTTTTTGTAAATCGTAATTATTACGTTTTATAATCAAAAAAAGAGGTCACTTTACTCGGGTGACATCACACATCAACCACCGTATGCCCAAACCAAAACACCCACAAAACCGACGCACGCCGCCAATCCGGCCAACCAAACCGCACCGTAGGCCGAACGTCGCTGGCGAAACAACAACGGGATCAGCGCCAACAGGATCAGCGCCACCAATACCGACAACCCACCGAGAAGATGTCCCTGCCATTCCGCACGTAGACCGGGATGCCATTTCCCGGGAAACAATCCCTCAAACAACGGGGACACACCGACAGCCTGTACTGTCTCTGCCACGGTGTGCGGTGCTGCTTCCTGACTCATCCACGCGGTGATGGCCACCACCAGCAATATCAAGATCGCTTCCGCGCGTATCCAGGGCAGGGGATTTACCCCTTCGCCCCGCGCCAGTTTTCGGCGAATCCATCCGCCATTCACCCCGGCCATGACCAATACCCCAGCAGTCATCCACTGTTTGATCAACAACGCTTCCCCGTAAGGCAATACCCAGGAAGCAACATACTCAGGAGCAATGATACCCATCAATCCCCAACCAGCCAGGATGACGGCCGTCACGCAACCGATCGCCGTCGGAGTAAACCACCGAAGAAAAGAAAGCCAACGCGCGGTGTCAACCGTAAAGAAACCGGCCATCATCAATCCACCCGCCCATATACATACCGCGGTCAGATGAACCGAATGCAAAACCCAACCGCTGACACCTGAAACGGAAGCGGCGTGGCCCATCCACGACTTGATCAGGATTAGCATCCATGTACCGATCAAAGCCAAACCAGACGTCCATTTGGAGCTGGTCATATCCCGTGCCTGAAGAAATAGGGCGAGCAAAATCGATGCTGCCATCAAGCCCAACCAAACTTGCCCGGTACGTGAGAGAAACACTCCCAGCCGAATGGCCTCCATCCAACCCGTATCCGGTGCCAAAAAAAGAACCAGACGCAGGACGGGAACAAAAGAAGCAAGGCCCGCTAACAGAGTGACCAAGGGAAACAGGCGGTGCGGGAAAACAACGATCGGTTTGTACTCATCCCCCACCAGTGAAAGAAGCGCCCCGCCCGTCAACAGGGCGAGGCACGTCACTGCCATCGTCTCGAACAATGTTTGAACCCATACGATCATGCTTTCGGCTTCCTCCAGAACAACCAGCCCACAATCACCGCGGCGCTGAGTATCAGTAAGGCCACCACCCAGATCACGGGAGAAGAAGTGGACCGTTTAACCGGAGCGGGATGTTGGTCGTGATGCGGCGTAGGCTGTTGTTTGGGTACGGTCGGCGGTTTTTGGCTGGTCGATGTTTTACCCGCTTTCACCTCAAAGTGAAATGACCCTTGCATCGGATGACCGTCCAATCCGATGATTTTCCACTGGGCGGTGTAGTTGCCGTCCGGCAGGGCGGACCCCAATGTCGCTTCCAACGTATCCCCTTGAATCTTGACGGAAGACGGTTTAACCGTGTGCCCAGCGTCGTCACGCAGTTCCACCGAACCACCCTGTTCAATGCGCTCCTCAAACACCAACGTGAGCTTCTGCACTGGTTGGGAAACCGTGTCCCCATCACCCGGTGTCGATTGTTTCAGGTGCGTGTGGGCCCACGTCAGTGAAGGCACGAGCCAAATACACAAGCACAAACCGATATACCTGATCCATTTTCGGTTCATATTTTCCACCTCGTCCAAGCAGACTGAACGCAGTACCCAATCTTACTATAATATAACACCCATTAGGTGAAATCCTCAGGACTTTCACAGAAGATACGAAAATACGTCACGGGTTTTCATCAAAAGTTGGTTGAAAATCACCGGATACGGTTTTGCCCAGGAAATACGTGGTCCATGAAACTATTCTAACAGGAGTCCGTCGGATATCGTCCATGAAACGGGGGATTTCCTCTAAATGGAGGCCTATGTACTCAATCTTACTAAGATCGAAACCCCGTCGGGCATGCAGGAACGACTGAAAGCCGTCTTGAACCAGTATCTTATGTGATTCTACGAGATCGACGGGAGGGCTGACCAATGAGTTTTGTTATCGGTGTTGACCTGGGCACGAGCGCGGTCAAAACCGTGATTGTGAATCGGGAGGGAGAAGTTTGTTACGAAGTGTCCAAAAGTTACCCACTACACCAAACATCAGACTTCCTCCAGGGTCACTTCTATCTCCTGGGATGATAATACAATTAATATAATTTAAAACATTTTGATATTTTGTAAACGATTGATAATGTAAACGTTTTCAATTATAATCAACTCTAGTTGGACAGCAGGGATAGCTGTCGGGATATGATGATAAGAATGCATGAAATTAGTATTCATATTATTTTTATATTCAATCTCATTTTGATTGATATAAAATTTGAGTTTTTTGATTATCATAACCCCAGTAACATCACTTTTGATTCATACAGCGGCCGACGAGAAAACTCGTCTACTTTTTCTAGAAGAGAATGTTCTTGAAGCTGTTATCTGTCTTGGTGCGAAATCAATACCCTATCAATCATCCGAATAGTCGGTAATTGATTGTTGAGTATCTGCTACATAAAAGTGGATTAACTGATCAAAAGGAGTGTTACAAAGATGACGAAGATCACTGACTATTCTTCTTTAAGTTCCTCTTTTTCTTGGGAGACTGTACTGAATCACTATGACTGGAATCCTCGTGAGCGTTTCAATGTGGCACACGAGGTATGTGATCGTTATGCCGAAGATCCTTCTCGTATAGCCATATTCTATGAGGACCAGTTTGGCAATCAAAAAACCATCACATATCGAGAACTGCGTGACTGGTCCAATCAAATGGCCAATGTATTTCGCAAGCTTGGTATTAAGCGAGGAGACAGGGTTTGTGCACTGCTCCCGAAGAATCCCGCACTGATCGTGTATATTCTAGCTGCTTGGAAGGTAGGTGCAGTTTACGTACCACTATTTACAGCGTTTGGTCCGCAAGCAATCGAATATCGTATCAATCATTCTGAAGCAAAGGTGATTATAACCAATCAAACTCATCGTCCCAAATTACCACCAAAAGAAAAAGTCCCCTCACTTGAGCATATTTTCGTAATCGATGGAACGCCGAATCCGGGTGATTTGCCTTTTTGGGATACCCTTGCACTTGAGTCTCCTGAACATCGGACAGAAGAAATGACAGTAGACGATCTGTTGGCTATACAGTATACATCAGGATCCACCGGTATGCCAAAGGGAGCCATGTGGTCACACAATCTGCTTATTAATATTTATCCGTATATGCGTTACGCGATCGATCTGCGAGACGACGATATATTCTTAGGCGGTGCGGATCCGGGCTGGGCTTATGGGCTGATTTTTTGCACATTTGCACCCATGTGCTTTGGAGTCCCGATTGTTTTTTACGAAGGACCCTTTAAGCCAGAGACCTATTATTCCCTGATGGAAAAATACAGTGTAACGAATTTTGCGTATGCCCCAACGGCCTATCGAGCAATGGTAGCATCAGGATCACAGGTAATCAGCAAATACCATATTAAAGTAAGAGCCATGAGCTCTGCTGGTGAACCTCTTAACCCTGAGGTAATACAGTTTTTCAAAAAACATCTAGGAGTAACAGTGAAAGACCACTACGGGTTATCCGAAACATTGATGCTAATAGGTAATTTTAACGCAATCGATATGGAAATCCGTCCGGGGTCGATGGGATTTGCTTTACCAGGTTTTGAAGTTGCTTTACTTGATCATGCAGGTGTACCAGTAGCCGATGGTAGTGTGGGACAAATTGCGTTCAATACTGATTCATTTCCAAATGTTTTCAAAGGATATTGGAAAGATCCTGATAAGACTGCGGAAAAAATGATCGGAAATTGGTTCTTGACAGGTGACCTAGCATTCAAGGATCGAGAAGGGTACTTTTGGTTCCAAGGTCGGGCTGACGACATCATTTCGAGCGCCGGATATCGAATTGGACCTTTTGAGATTGAAAGTTGTCTACTGGAACACCCGGCTGTAGTTGAAGCAGCCGCTGTTGGAAAACCAGATCCGATGAAAGGAGAAATCGTAAAAGCGTTTGTTGTACTAGCAGACGAATTCACACCTTCGGATGAATTGGCACAAGAGTTATCCCTGTATGTAAAAAACCGCCTTTCAAAACATGAGTATCCGCGTGAAGTTGAATTCGTAACTGAATTACCCAAAACTCCCAGCGGTAAGATTCAACGGTTCATTCTCCGAAACCAAGAAATAGAAAAAAATAATGCTTCGCAACAAAAACAAATCTAAAAGGAAGGAAATCCTACGGTTTCTTTCATAAACACAAAATGACTTGAGCGCCAAAAGTGGTGCCTCAAGTCATTTTTCCATTTACTAGGTATATGGCGGTGAACACTCCCTCTACCAGACATGGCAAAGGCCCGATTAGGTCTCACTACCAACTGGGTATTTGTATTGTAGACACCCGAAACCTTCTGGTAGAGTCGGATGATAAACTCTGAAAAACTCTATACCGATTCCATATTGGAACGAATCTGCAACGCAACACAGTCAAGTTCTGAGCGTTCCGGATGGTTCGAGTAGCAACCATCGATCCGGAATGAATCTCCCTTAAAACGCGGAACTACATGCAGATGGCAGTGAAATACATCCTGAAATGCGGCTTCCCCATCGGCTAAAAGTAAGTTGATCCCTTCACAGTACACTCCGGACAACCGAATCGCAGTCGCTATTTTCTTTGCTACCGTCATCATACGAGCAACCACAGAGTCCGGCACCTCGGACAATGACTCATAGTGCACTTTCGGGATTACAAGGGTATGTCCGGGATTGATAGGAGCGATATCAAGGAAAGCAAGGATTTGAGCATCTTCATAAACGATACTGGCTGGTTCATCCTTTTGAACGATGGAACAAAAAATACAGGAAACCTGTCGATCTTCCATCATAGCGTTCCTCCTTTACACGGACCCGGTTCTGCATCTAATGTCTGCTGTTGAATGCAACAAATACCTTGACTTTACAAGTTACAGGCAAATGTCAAAGGGTTGAGGTAACAAGATGTAATCAGAACATTTAGCAGGCTAAAGGAAAAGACCAGTCGTGGTTTTGTCGACTGGTCCGTCGAATAATTATAGAGGAAGAGTGAAACTACTATTTCTTGAGCTTTTCCTTTGGAATCGTAGTAGCTTTCTTTTTCACCGCTTGTCTCCTCTCATACCCAACCACAAACCAAAGACGTTTTCCAGTGCAGACACCATCCATTCGAATGCATGAGCAAATGCCTTTTCCTCATCCGTCGGTCCCGGGCAAAGACTGAACACGGCATCGATTCCACACGCTCTCAACTCTTTTACCACTGCGGGATCGTATGCTCCGGACACACAGATCACCGGCTTTCCGTACCTTTTCGCACGTTTGGCCACTCCGACCGGCGCTTTTCCCCGCAGAGTCTGATGGTCCGTCCTTCCTTCACCGGTGATGACCAAATCCACTTCTCTCACCCGCTCGTCAAACCGGCATACGTCCAACAACAACTCAATTCCCGGTTCCAGTCGGGCCCCACAAAATGCAGCCAAACCTGCCCCCGTACCCCCGGCCGCTCCTCCTCCGGGCAGACGGGACACATCTACGCCCAAATCACGTCGTATCACATCGGACAACCGGCGCAGATTCGCATCCAACGTCTTAACCATCTCAGGTGTCGCCCCTTTTTGCGGACCAAACACATGGGAGGCACCATTTTCCCCGTATAAAGGATTGTCCACATCACAGGCCACGCGGATCGTCACTTCTTTCAGCCGCGGGTGCATCTGGCTCGTGTCCAATTTCGCCACTTCTCCCACATGTTGGCCACCTTGCTTCACCGGTCTCCCCTTTTCGTCCCATGCTCTCAGCCCGAGTGCCTGCGCCATGCCCAGTCCGCCGTCATTGGTGGCACTGCCGCCGATAGCTACCAGGATTTCCCGGACTTCAGGCAAATCCAGTGCAGACCGGATCAACAAGCCCGTCCCGTATGTAGACGTTTGATACGGATTGCGCTCCGCGGGAGACAATAGTGGTAATCCTGAAGCCGAAGCCAGCTCCACAATCGCCGTTTGTCCCACCACGGCTAAATCAGCGGTGATCGGACGACCCAACGGGTCCACCGTCTTCACCGGGATTCGTTTCCCTTCCACAGCCTGCAACACGCAATCCACCGTTCCTTCCCCGCCGTCGGCGATCGGCAACCCTGTCACTTCAATGTGTCGGTCCACACGCGCCGCCGCCATACACCCTGCTTCCACCACCTGTGCGGAAGACAAGCTGCCTTTGAAAGAATCGGAGGCAATCAACACCTTCATCCCATCATCCCCTTATCGATTGATACTTATCGTCTGCTCGGCTTGAACAACCCCACACAGTCCGGATATAATGAGGTTCGACGACAACAAAGATACACCGACCACCGACGTTGGCGAAAGAGGTGGTACGATGCCGGTTTGGATGACATGGGCCGTCATTATCTGGGTCATGATCATGATCGGATTTCTCTCAATCGGCGGTTATTTCATGTTTCGCAAGTTTCTCAAAGGCATGCCCAAGGAAGACGGCAAGTCGATTTTGGAATGGCAGGCTTATTATATCGAAAAAACGCGGCACATGTGGTCGGATGAACAAAAAGAACTGCTGGAGGACTTGGTGCGTCCGGTTCCCAAGATGTTCCGGGATACCGCTCGTCAGACAATTGCGGGTAAAATCGGCGAGCTTGCGCTGAAGGAAAATGCCGACCGCATCACTGAAGACCTGATTATCCGCGGATACATCCAGGCGACGCCGAAGCGGGATCACAAATGGCTGATTCGCACCCTGAAGGAGAAGCAGATCGACCTCACCCCGTACCAAGAATACTTTTAGACAAAAAGGTTCGTTCCCGAGTATGAAGGGAACGAACCTTTTTTGATCAGGCTAACAGATCATCCGGGCCAGCGTCCGGTAGAACCCCATCACATCCGCTCCTTTTAGAAACTCCAATTCATATGTCCGTCCCTTCGTCTGAATCTCAACGCGGTTGGACAGCGACCAGAGCTTCCCTTTTTCGATCGAGATTGCCTCCACTTTGGAGTAGGGGATGGAGATGACAGCTGTTCTTCGACTCATCGCCGTTTTGTCCACAAACAAAATGCGCTTGTTCGTCAACGCGACGAAATCCAACAACAAACCGTAAGTCTGCAATACTTCTTCTCCTTCAAACAAAAACTCCGCCACCTGATTCATATGACCACGGTCATTGTCTCCACCGCTGAAAATTCCCACATTATCCCCCCTTTCCTATGTCTTATCATACCCCATCCCCTTGAACCCGTTTGAGCAAACGGGGAAATCGCAACCGAAGAAAATCATTCATCACATGCTTGATCTGATTTCACATACATCAAACAATCAGCCCAAGTAAGACACTGACATGTTAATCCTTTTTCCAATATGCTAATCATTGTATCGATTTGTTTCTTTTTCTCCTTCAGTTCTGCACATTTGATTGCTGCCATGGTACGCCATCGCTCAGAAGGAGTGACCTGTTCTTCAAATCCCTCTAATAAAGAGTAGGTTTCCCGAACGCTAAAATACAGCAGATTCAGACCCAAACTCTTAATTACCCACTGAGACTATCTATGGTTTAAAAAACGGGAGCCGATTCCCTCAGGAATGCAGCTCCCGTTTGGTTGTGAGATATCGTATTACTTCACCGTCACGATATCTTCTTCACCGTTGGATTTCGGTTTTTTCAGGTTGACCGATTCGCCTCCCTGCAAGTTGGTGAACACGATCGGGGTGATGATGGAAGTGGCGTTTTTCTTGATATAGTCCAGATCCACTTCCAGCAGTTTTTGTCCCGGTTTCACTTTGTCACCGTCGAAGATGAAGACTTCAAAGCCTTTCCCTTACAGGTTGACGGCATCGATTCCGATGTGATTCAGGATCGCCCACAGAATGGATACCATGGCGTCCCTTCAATCGGAGATACCACGACACCTTCCGTCGGTTCGATCGCAAAGACACCCCCCATCATTCTATGGCTTTATCCTCATCTTCACGTCCCGGCATTTTAAGGTTCCATTTGCGGATGGCAAATGGGATCATTCCGAACCCTCATACTGAAGCCTGATTACCTCCAAACAATCCATCACCAATTCGATCCCTTTTGCGAATCGATGTCTTTGCGGGAACGAAAATGTCCATCCCCTGCAAAAACCGCGCCATATTTGTCACGGTACATCTTCTAGTACCTCTGGTCAATCTCTACCTTCAACTCCTCAGGCATATTTATGAAAACGGGGAAGATCAACCGATACATCAACGGCGTCTCCCGATAAGATTGATACGGTACATCCACTAAGTTTTCGATAGCTTTCCGAATCGAGCATTGGCCCTCGCTGACGATCCCGAGAAGGGGAAACCCCACTGACAGTACGGGGCGAATAAACTCCATAAGATCCCGGGTTGCCCTACTTTTGATGTTTTTCGCTACCAGGATGGCTCTCTTAATACAGATAGAAATAGCACCGATCAGCGGCCGACCGGAATGAGAAAAGCAACTGGTTCAACCAGCTGCTCCTTAAGTGGGATCGACGTTCATTTGGCTCGATATCTACTTTGTCTATGCAGTCTTGATCAATGGCAATGCTCCAACATCGTTAAGCTTCGTCTCTGTCACGGTCTCCCGGTTCTCATTATCATGTTGATCCCCTTTAAGAATATTTCTTAACAATATACCGGTGTGTTTTGATTGCACGCTGGTACATTGAGGAATCGCCCAGTTCTTTAAACATCTTACGAAACATCGGGGAGGAATTCATTTCAAGGAACCAGATGCGTCCTTGTTGATCTACGGCCATGTCCAAACCGACAATCCGTAAATCAAAATACTGGCCCAAGAGACTGGCTGTTTGGTGACACTTATCCGATAATTCAACCACTAGTTCAGTAGGATTTTTGGGGAGCTCTGACAACGCTTTTTCTAAAGGGACGGGTTCAGCTCCTCGGATATGATTGGTCACAATTTGATTACTACTGGTTGCTACTCTCGCCAACCAACCGGATATTTGCCATCGATCAAGGGGCCTGTGCATTAACACACGAACATCGAAGGGAAAACCGTTAAAGGTGGCAAGATTAATCCCCTGCTGAACAATATATTTTTGTTTGGCTTTCAAGCCTTGTTTCACCGTTTTATATACGTTCGCCAAAGGCACAGTATAAGACTGGTCATGAAAACTATGTTGAATACAACAAGCTGTTCCATTTAGACTCACTTTGAGGATTCCGTTTCCTCGATGATTGGAATTGGGTTTGATATACACAGCAGAATATTTTAGGAGCAACTGTGTTAGAGCTGTATCTGTAAGCCAAAAAGTTTCCGGTACCAAAGAAAACAACACAGGATCTTCTACCAGTATGTCGTGGTACTTCATCTTGTTAGAGACATATTTTTGAACGGCCATATAAAAATAACCTCCTCGGGGATAGATCAAGCTGTCAGGAATACTTTTCTACGATAAACCTGTGGGTGTTCATCACCCTTTCATGCATACCCACAGCTTTAAACATCTGCCGAAATAAGGGATTGGTGTTTGCCTCGATAAACCAGACTTTCCCTTTGTTATCGACAGCCAAATCAAGACCAAGTACTCTGAAACCATAATAATTGTCTAAAACGCTAGAAATTAAGTGGGCCAAATTGGACAATTCCCCAGCGATTTGAGCTGCCTCCCAATTATTGTCTTTAAGAGCTCGCTCAATCGA
This window contains:
- a CDS encoding copper resistance D family protein; this encodes MIVWVQTLFETMAVTCLALLTGGALLSLVGDEYKPIVVFPHRLFPLVTLLAGLASFVPVLRLVLFLAPDTGWMEAIRLGVFLSRTGQVWLGLMAASILLALFLQARDMTSSKWTSGLALIGTWMLILIKSWMGHAASVSGVSGWVLHSVHLTAVCIWAGGLMMAGFFTVDTARWLSFLRWFTPTAIGCVTAVILAGWGLMGIIAPEYVASWVLPYGEALLIKQWMTAGVLVMAGVNGGWIRRKLARGEGVNPLPWIRAEAILILLVVAITAWMSQEAAPHTVAETVQAVGVSPLFEGLFPGKWHPGLRAEWQGHLLGGLSVLVALILLALIPLLFRQRRSAYGAVWLAGLAACVGFVGVLVWAYGG
- a CDS encoding copper resistance CopC family protein, with protein sequence MNRKWIRYIGLCLCIWLVPSLTWAHTHLKQSTPGDGDTVSQPVQKLTLVFEERIEQGGSVELRDDAGHTVKPSSVKIQGDTLEATLGSALPDGNYTAQWKIIGLDGHPMQGSFHFEVKAGKTSTSQKPPTVPKQQPTPHHDQHPAPVKRSTSSPVIWVVALLILSAAVIVGWLFWRKPKA
- a CDS encoding acyl-CoA synthetase; amino-acid sequence: MTKITDYSSLSSSFSWETVLNHYDWNPRERFNVAHEVCDRYAEDPSRIAIFYEDQFGNQKTITYRELRDWSNQMANVFRKLGIKRGDRVCALLPKNPALIVYILAAWKVGAVYVPLFTAFGPQAIEYRINHSEAKVIITNQTHRPKLPPKEKVPSLEHIFVIDGTPNPGDLPFWDTLALESPEHRTEEMTVDDLLAIQYTSGSTGMPKGAMWSHNLLINIYPYMRYAIDLRDDDIFLGGADPGWAYGLIFCTFAPMCFGVPIVFYEGPFKPETYYSLMEKYSVTNFAYAPTAYRAMVASGSQVISKYHIKVRAMSSAGEPLNPEVIQFFKKHLGVTVKDHYGLSETLMLIGNFNAIDMEIRPGSMGFALPGFEVALLDHAGVPVADGSVGQIAFNTDSFPNVFKGYWKDPDKTAEKMIGNWFLTGDLAFKDREGYFWFQGRADDIISSAGYRIGPFEIESCLLEHPAVVEAAAVGKPDPMKGEIVKAFVVLADEFTPSDELAQELSLYVKNRLSKHEYPREVEFVTELPKTPSGKIQRFILRNQEIEKNNASQQKQI
- a CDS encoding HIT family protein — translated: MMEDRQVSCIFCSIVQKDEPASIVYEDAQILAFLDIAPINPGHTLVIPKVHYESLSEVPDSVVARMMTVAKKIATAIRLSGVYCEGINLLLADGEAAFQDVFHCHLHVVPRFKGDSFRIDGCYSNHPERSELDCVALQIRSNMESV
- a CDS encoding glycerate kinase, producing the protein MKVLIASDSFKGSLSSAQVVEAGCMAAARVDRHIEVTGLPIADGGEGTVDCVLQAVEGKRIPVKTVDPLGRPITADLAVVGQTAIVELASASGLPLLSPAERNPYQTSTYGTGLLIRSALDLPEVREILVAIGGSATNDGGLGMAQALGLRAWDEKGRPVKQGGQHVGEVAKLDTSQMHPRLKEVTIRVACDVDNPLYGENGASHVFGPQKGATPEMVKTLDANLRRLSDVIRRDLGVDVSRLPGGGAAGGTGAGLAAFCGARLEPGIELLLDVCRFDERVREVDLVITGEGRTDHQTLRGKAPVGVAKRAKRYGKPVICVSGAYDPAVVKELRACGIDAVFSLCPGPTDEEKAFAHAFEWMVSALENVFGLWLGMRGDKR
- a CDS encoding DUF2621 family protein, with protein sequence MPVWMTWAVIIWVMIMIGFLSIGGYFMFRKFLKGMPKEDGKSILEWQAYYIEKTRHMWSDEQKELLEDLVRPVPKMFRDTARQTIAGKIGELALKENADRITEDLIIRGYIQATPKRDHKWLIRTLKEKQIDLTPYQEYF
- a CDS encoding PH domain-containing protein, translating into MGIFSGGDNDRGHMNQVAEFLFEGEEVLQTYGLLLDFVALTNKRILFVDKTAMSRRTAVISIPYSKVEAISIEKGKLWSLSNRVEIQTKGRTYELEFLKGADVMGFYRTLARMIC
- a CDS encoding YheC/YheD family protein, which produces MAVQKYVSNKMKYHDILVEDPVLFSLVPETFWLTDTALTQLLLKYSAVYIKPNSNHRGNGILKVSLNGTACCIQHSFHDQSYTVPLANVYKTVKQGLKAKQKYIVQQGINLATFNGFPFDVRVLMHRPLDRWQISGWLARVATSSNQIVTNHIRGAEPVPLEKALSELPKNPTELVVELSDKCHQTASLLGQYFDLRIVGLDMAVDQQGRIWFLEMNSSPMFRKMFKELGDSSMYQRAIKTHRYIVKKYS